In one window of Roseovarius sp. M141 DNA:
- a CDS encoding magnesium transporter, with amino-acid sequence MTMRTDVMQAEATEDFQKMSTVVPFSQSLREAGIGMLYSKRIVWLALLVFGNLFSGAGIAYFEDMILAYVSLVFFLPLLIDSSGNAGSQSATLMVRALATGDVEMKDWRDLILRELAVAAALGATMAGDMGKSW; translated from the coding sequence ATGACGATGCGTACTGATGTGATGCAGGCAGAAGCGACTGAGGACTTTCAGAAAATGTCCACCGTCGTGCCGTTTTCGCAGAGTCTTCGCGAGGCCGGGATTGGGATGCTCTATTCCAAGCGCATCGTCTGGCTGGCTCTTCTGGTATTCGGAAACCTCTTTTCAGGTGCGGGCATCGCCTATTTCGAAGATATGATCCTGGCCTATGTCTCATTGGTGTTTTTCTTGCCGTTGCTGATCGACAGCAGCGGCAATGCCGGGTCGCAATCGGCCACGCTCATGGTGCGCGCGCTGGCGACCGGCGATGTCGAGATGAAGGACTGGCGCGATCTGATCTTGCGCGAACTGGCTGTCGCGGCAGCAC
- a CDS encoding CBS domain-containing protein: MVFENLPLDTQVTFARALPQTDLTGIVTAMHADDRADLFKQLSNDEQNRMISDLEPHVAADIRRLSAHAEECAGALMTSDYATLDADTTAATAIAALRRQAPGKETIYRSYVVDDDHHLIGSVRLHTLILATDETLIKEIMEPTPISVTLDTDQEDVGKLIAHYDLLAIPVVDASGRLVGIVTHDDAY, from the coding sequence ATGGTCTTTGAAAACCTGCCACTCGATACTCAGGTCACATTTGCGCGGGCGCTTCCGCAGACCGATCTGACTGGCATTGTGACAGCGATGCATGCGGATGATCGTGCGGATCTTTTCAAACAGCTTTCGAACGATGAACAGAACCGCATGATCAGCGACCTCGAGCCTCACGTCGCCGCCGATATCCGCCGACTCTCGGCCCATGCCGAGGAATGCGCCGGTGCGCTTATGACATCGGATTACGCGACGCTCGATGCAGACACGACAGCCGCGACCGCAATTGCAGCGCTCCGGCGTCAGGCCCCCGGAAAGGAGACCATCTATCGTTCTTATGTCGTCGACGATGATCACCATCTGATCGGATCGGTGAGGCTGCATACGCTGATACTGGCGACCGACGAGACGCTGATCAAAGAGATCATGGAGCCTACTCCAATCTCGGTTACACTCGACACCGATCAGGAAGATGTCGGGAAACTAATCGCCCATTATGACCTTCTTGCTATTCCAGTGGTGGACGCAAGTGGACGATTGGTTGGTATTGTCACGCATGACGATGCGTACTGA
- a CDS encoding tyrosine-type recombinase/integrase translates to MSETDRKSPSTPAIAPSSNENGERDAVAGEAIGVPDVVAGSGSLDRLVDTARDYARQATAQNTNTAYNADWAHFNSWCRRRGAPPLPPSAELIGLYIANCAAPDTRTPALSVSTIERRLSGLAWHYQKRGFVLDRKDRHIATVLAGIRRKHARPPVQKEAVLAGDILAMVATLPFDLRGLRDRAILLIGYAGGLRRSEIVSLDAGKDDTPDSRGWVEIEKSGAILFLQGKTGWREVEIGRGSSEQTCPVHALEQWLHFAKIDFGPLFCRTTRDNKRALDARLSDKHVARLIKQTVLDAGLRSDLPQKERLALFSGHSLRAGLASSAEVDERYIQKQLGHASAEMTRRYQRRRDRFRVNLTKAAGL, encoded by the coding sequence ATGTCAGAAACCGACCGCAAATCGCCCTCAACACCAGCAATCGCGCCCTCGTCCAACGAGAATGGCGAGAGAGATGCTGTCGCAGGAGAGGCCATCGGGGTTCCTGACGTTGTAGCTGGATCAGGCTCGCTTGACCGGTTGGTCGACACCGCCCGCGACTACGCCCGCCAGGCCACGGCGCAAAACACCAACACCGCCTACAACGCGGACTGGGCGCATTTCAACAGCTGGTGCCGACGTCGTGGGGCGCCCCCCCTGCCCCCGTCTGCAGAGCTGATCGGCCTCTATATCGCCAATTGTGCCGCGCCCGACACCAGGACTCCTGCCCTTTCGGTCTCTACCATCGAGCGCAGATTGTCCGGGCTTGCGTGGCACTACCAAAAACGTGGTTTTGTGTTGGACCGCAAAGACCGTCACATTGCGACTGTGCTCGCGGGAATTCGCCGCAAACACGCGCGGCCACCCGTGCAGAAAGAGGCCGTACTGGCCGGGGATATTCTGGCGATGGTTGCCACCCTGCCCTTTGACTTGCGTGGACTCAGGGATAGGGCAATCCTGCTGATCGGCTATGCGGGGGGCTTGCGCAGGTCCGAGATCGTGAGCCTCGATGCGGGCAAGGACGACACGCCTGACAGCCGTGGCTGGGTCGAGATCGAAAAAAGCGGGGCGATCCTGTTCTTGCAGGGCAAGACCGGCTGGCGCGAGGTCGAGATTGGCCGTGGGTCTTCTGAACAAACCTGCCCGGTTCACGCGCTTGAGCAATGGCTGCATTTTGCGAAAATCGACTTTGGCCCGCTCTTTTGTCGTACCACGCGGGACAACAAACGCGCCCTTGATGCGCGACTGTCGGACAAACATGTCGCACGGCTGATCAAGCAGACCGTTCTGGATGCCGGGCTCCGATCAGACCTGCCTCAGAAGGAACGTCTGGCCCTCTTCTCCGGTCACTCCCTCCGCGCCGGACTGGCAAGCTCTGCCGAGGTCGACGAGCGCTACATCCAGAAGCAGCTGGGTCACGCCTCGGCTGAGATGACTCGCAGATATCAGCGCAGACGTGACCGGTTTCGCGTGAACCTGACCAAGGCGGCGGGGTTATGA
- a CDS encoding DDE-type integrase/transposase/recombinase, protein MDESYIRVGGTWRYLWRAVDANGQMVDFRLTARRDARAAKAFLNKAIERVRLHRPVTICTDKAQAYRRVIRRDQSSI, encoded by the coding sequence GTGGACGAGAGCTACATCCGCGTCGGTGGCACGTGGAGGTATCTGTGGCGCGCTGTTGATGCGAACGGACAGATGGTCGATTTTCGCCTGACCGCGCGGCGGGATGCAAGAGCGGCCAAAGCCTTTCTGAACAAGGCCATTGAGCGCGTGCGCCTGCATCGACCAGTCACAATCTGCACGGACAAGGCGCAGGCATATCGACGCGTTATCCGGAGAGATCAATCATCGATATGA
- a CDS encoding DUF1403 family protein, whose product MNQSLKHAPNALPTPILPFWIFDHQTPDCLEDAAFFSGAAISLLHVLLNDPTLGAPVELLRSRRQLRAAVQCGKIEGRVSLGAEVRTRANQADRKTSAPRESRLACGRELHPRRWHVEVSVARC is encoded by the coding sequence ATGAACCAGTCGCTCAAGCACGCTCCGAATGCGCTCCCAACGCCGATCCTGCCATTCTGGATCTTCGATCATCAGACACCAGACTGCCTTGAAGACGCTGCGTTTTTCAGTGGAGCGGCGATTTCTTTGCTGCATGTGTTGCTCAATGACCCGACCCTTGGCGCCCCAGTCGAATTGTTGCGTTCGCGGCGGCAGCTGCGCGCCGCCGTGCAGTGTGGTAAGATTGAGGGCAGGGTATCGTTGGGTGCAGAAGTTCGGACCAGAGCTAACCAAGCGGACCGAAAAACATCTGCGCCGCGCGAGTCTCGACTGGCATGTGGACGAGAGCTACATCCGCGTCGGTGGCACGTGGAGGTATCTGTGGCGCGCTGTTGA
- a CDS encoding transposase, which yields MSACACIDQSQSARTRRRHIDALSGEINHRYDPLFDSIRHIDRKWRNNLIESNHAALKRLLGYRQSFRSRRTAEATLSGIETIRTIKRGHIHHKNPAYAAKSRSLPSCSKPPRDIPLRPTSASS from the coding sequence TTGAGCGCGTGCGCCTGCATCGACCAGTCACAATCTGCACGGACAAGGCGCAGGCATATCGACGCGTTATCCGGAGAGATCAATCATCGATATGATCCGCTTTTCGACAGCATCCGACACATCGACCGAAAGTGGCGAAACAATCTGATCGAGAGCAACCACGCGGCTCTGAAACGGCTGCTCGGGTATCGTCAGAGCTTTCGATCTCGGCGCACAGCCGAGGCGACCTTGAGCGGCATCGAAACAATACGAACCATCAAACGCGGCCACATCCATCACAAAAACCCGGCGTATGCGGCGAAATCGCGTTCATTGCCCAGCTGTTCGAAACCGCCGCGTGACATTCCACTTCGACCAACGTCAGCTTCATCGTGA